DNA from Bordetella genomosp. 13:
GGCTCAAACGCCGCGGCATGCGAGCCCGGCAGAAAGAACAGCCCGCCGTTGTCGGCATGCTCCCGTCCCAGCGCCAACCACACGGACACCAGGTTCTGGGCACTGAACGACCAGTAGCGGATGTCCTGGTGCCACCCGGTCAGGCTGCCGTAGCGGGGATGCTTGGTCATGACGCAGTTGTGGTGCGCGGTGGACAGCACGGGCTGCTGCCCGAAGCACTCGCGCAGCCAGCCCGCAATGCGGGGCGACGTGGCCCAGGCGCGGTACAGCGGATCGCGGCCGTAGGCATCCAGCAGGCGCCGCACGGTGTGCCCGCCCTCGGCCTGGCGCGAGGGCGGCGCGCCCGGATACTGCAGGTCGGCCTCGTATTCCAGCGGCGCCTGCGCCTCATCCAGCTGGCGCTGCGACAGCTCGCGCAGCGCCTGTACCTCATCGGCCGCGGCAAATCCGCGCGCCACCACGAAACCCTGCTCGCGCAGGGTGGCAACCTGTTCGGCAACCGTTTGCCCGGACATCTTGGCGTTTCCTTGTGCTTGGCAGGGACGCATCCCGCGTCCCCTTGCAAGCATACTCCTGTGACGCCAGCTCAGTCGGCGGGGTTGCCCGTGCCGGCCCGCAGGCGTTCTTCGTCGCGCTCCTGCGTGACGTTGCGCACCCATTCGCGCCAGATGGCCACCAGCAGCGCCATCAGCACCGGACCGACGAACAGGCCCACGATGCCCATGGTCTTCACGCCGCCCACCAGTCCGAAGAAGGTGGGCAGAAACGGCAGCTTGACCGGGCCGCCCACCAGGCGGGGCCGCAGGGTCTTGTCCACGATGAACAGCTCCACCGTGCCCCAGACGAACAGCGCGATGCCGGCCACGACCTCGTTCGAGCCGACCAGGTACAGCGACACCAGCGTGAAGCACAGCGGCGCGCCGCCCGGCACCAGCGCCATGAAGCCGGTGACCACGCCCAGCAGCACCGGCGACGGCACACCGGCGATCCAGTACGCCACGCCCAGCACCACGCCTTCGCCCAGCGCGATCAGGCACATGCCGGTGACCGTGGAGCTGACCGTGGCCGGCACCACGCGCGAGAAGCGCTGCCAGCGGGCCGGCAGGATGCGCTCGCCCAGGATGTCCAGCTGGCCCAGCATGCGCGCGCCGTCCTTGTAGACGAAGAAGAGCGTGATCAGCATGAACAGCAGCGTGAGCAGCAGCTGGAAGACGTTGCCGGTGGCCGACAGCGCCATGCGGTAGATGTTGCCCAGATGCTCGCCGCTGATCAGCTGCACCAGCTCGCCCAGCGCATGCGGCTCGCCCAGATAGGTTTGCCAATAGACGGCCAGCCGTTCGCCGACGATGGGCAGCGACAGGATCCAGTTGGGTGCAGGCATGCCGTGGCGGTTGACGTCCAGGGCCCAGGCGAACAGATGGCTGGCCTCTTTCACGGCATAGCTGAGGGCCAGCGATATCGGCGCCACCAGCACCACCAGCACCACCAGCAGCGCCAGCGTGGCCGACACGGCGGTGTTGCCGCGGCAATGACGCACCAGGCGGGTATACACGGGCCAGGTCGCCAGCCCGATGATGAGGGCGGCCAGCACGGGCACCAGGAAACCGCTGAGGAAATACAAGCCGGCCAGCACCACCAGCAGCAGCAGCCAGCGGGCAATCAGCGAGGCGGGAAGAACAGTCTGCATAGACGACTTTCTGGGAGATTCGGCCCTGGACCCAGCAATATACCGAGTTTTGGCAACCGTCCCCACCATGATGCCGCCATGCAGCGCAGCGCGCCCGCGGCGGGCGTGCTGCGCCCCGGCCCGCCGGGCGGGCCGGCTCGGGCAACTACATGACGAACTCGGGCGCGTCGACCGGCGCGTTGCGGCGCGCGGCCTGCACGGCCTCGGGGGTCAGCTGCGGGCTTTCGAGACGGCGGTCGCAGGTCAGCGCGCCCACGTCGTTCTCGTCGCCGCCGCTGAGCAGCGGACACGCGGCGAACAATCCCGCCACCCAGTCGGAAAAGGCGCGCACCTTGGGCGACAGCTGGCGGCTTTGCAGGTACAGCAGTGAAATCGGCGTGGGCGAAGGGCGCCATTGCGGCAGCACCTCGACCAGGTCGCCCTTGAGCATGTGGGGCAGCGCCATGAAGCGCGCGGTCTGGATCATGCCGAAGCCCTTCAGGCCGCAGGTGAGGTGGGCCATCCAGTCATTCACCGACACGCTGCCGGGCACGTCGACCTGCTGTTCCTTGCCGTCGATCACGAAGTCCCAGTTGCAGTTGCGCCCCGACGCCCAGAAATAATGCACTGCCTGATGGCGCTGCAGGTCTTCCAGCGCGTGCGGCATGCCGTGGCGCTCGAGGTAGTCGGGCGACGCGCAGGTGACCGACTGCAGAATGCCGATGCGGCGCGCCACGAGGCTGGAATCCTCGAGCGGGCCGCCGCGGATGACGCAGTCCACCGCCTCCTGCACCAAGTCGACCCGGCGGTCGGACAGGCCGATGACCAGCTCGACGTCAGGGTATTTGCTGTGGAACTCGCACAGCGCCGGCAACAGGATCTGGTTGCCGATGGCGGGCGGCACGTCGATGCGCAGGCGCCCCTGCGGACGCGAGGCCGAATCCTGCAGGCAGGCCTCGGTTTCTTCGACCTCGGCCAGGATGCGGGTGCTGTGCTTGTAATAGGCGGCGCCGTCCGGGGTGAGGCTGATGCGGCGCGTGGTGCGGTTGAGCAGGCGCACGCCCAGGTGGCGTTCGAGGTTCTGGATGATGGTGGTGACCGTGGTGCGCGGCAGCGCCAGCCCATCGGCCGCGCGCGTGAAGCTGTTGGCTTCGACGACGCGCACGAAGACCTGCATGGCTTGGAAGCGATCCATGGGGGTTCCCGGGGGATGAATTGACGCCAGCATAACCCGGAAGCTCGCCAGATTGTTCGGATGGTTCGACTAGTGTTGCCACGAAAACACTGTTTATCCGAGTCGACAAAACACACAGAATCTCACCGTCCAGAAGAAGCCTGCACGGCTGCTGCACCGCAGCAGAGGCGCCAACCCCACCCAGCGCGCCAGTCTCCGGAAGCAAGGCATCTCCCCAAGAACCAAGACCAAGGAAACACCATGACGGTTTCTCGTCCCCGCATTGCCGCGCTCGCCCTGGTGGCGGCGCTGGCCGCCGCCGGCGGCGGCTACGCTGTATACGGCCCCTCCAAGGGAACCGGTACCGCCCAGGCCCAATCCGCGCCGCCCCAGGGCGCGCCTGTCGACGTGGCGCCCGCCTTCACGCGGTCCATCGTCGACTGGCAGCGCTATTCGGGTCGCCTCGAGGCCATCGACCGGGTCGACATCCGTCCGCTGGTCTCGGGCACCCTGACCCAGGTCCACTTCAAGGACGGCGCCCTGGTCAAGAAGGGTGACGTGCTGTTCACCATCGATCCGCGCCCGTATGCGGCCGAGGTCGACCGAGCCACCGCCCAGCTCGCCGCGGCCCGGGCGCGTGTGGCGTACACGGCCTCCGACCTCGCCCGCGGCAAGCGGCTCATCAGCGAGAACGCCATCGCCCGGCGCGACTTCGAAGAGAAGGAGAACGCCGCCCGCGAGGCCGCCGCCAACCTGCAGGCCGCCCAGGCCGCCCTGGACACCGCCCGCATCAACCTGGGCTACACCCGCATCGTCGCCCCCGTGGACGGCCGCGTCTCGCGCGCCGAAGTCACCGTGGGCAACGTGGTGTCGGCCGGCGCCTCGTCGGTGCCGCTCACAAACCTGGTGTCGGTGGCGCGCCTGTACGCATCGTTCGACGTCGACGAACAGACCTTCCTGCGCTACGTGAATCCCAGCCGCGCCAACGGCGCCTCGGTGCCGGTGCAACTGGGCCTGGCCAACGAGGAAGGCTATTCCCGCGAGGGCGTGGTGCAGTCGGTCGACAACCGGCTCGATCCCACCTCCGGCACCATCCGCGTGCGCGCCGTGTTCGACAACCGCGACGGCACCCTGCTGCCCGGCCTGTACGCCCGCGTCCGCCTGGGCGGCAGCGCTCCGTACGACGCCGTGCTGATCGACGAACGCGCCATCGGCACCGACCAGAGCAAGCGTTTCGTGCTGGTGGTCGGCGACGACAACCGCGCCAACTACCGCGAAGTGAAGCTGGGCTCCAACGTCGGACCGCTGCGCGTGGTACAGGACGGCCTGAAGCCCGGCGAACGCATCGTCGTCAATGGCCTGCAGCGCGTGCGCCCCGGCGACCTGGTCGCGCCCAACCTGGTGTCCATGGACACCGCGCCGGAGGCCGTCAAGACGGCCGCGGCCAGCCTGAAATAAGGCACCGACCGATCTCGGAAGATCTCCAATGAATATCTCCAAATTCTTCATCGACCGGCCCATCTTCGCTGGGGTGCTGTCGGTATTGGTGCTGCTGGGCGGCCTGCTGGCCATGTTCCAGCTGCCCATTTCCGAATACCCGGAAGTCGTGCCTCCGTCCGTCGTCGTGCGGGCGCAATATCCGGGCGCCAACCCCAAGGTCATCGCCGAAACCGTCGCCTCGCCGCTGGAACAGCAGATCAACGGCGTGGAAGACATGATGTACATGCAGTCGCAGGCCAACAGCGACGGCAACCTGACGCTGACGGTGTACTTCAAGCTGGGAGTGGATCCCGACAAGGCGCAGCAGCTGGTGCAGAACCGCGTGTCGCAGGCCCTGCCACGCCTGCCGCCCGACGTGCAGCGCCTGGGCGTCACCACGGTCAAGAGCTCCCCCACGCTGACGCTGGTGGTGCACCTGATTTCGCCCGACGACCGCTATGACGCCACCTATCTGCGCAACTACGCGGTCATCAACGTGAAGGACCGCCTGTCGCGCATCTCGGGCGTGGGCGAAGTCACGGTGTGGGGCGCGGGCGACTACTCCATGCGCGTCTGGCTCGATCCGCAACGCGTCGCGCAGCGCGGCATGACGGCCATGGAAGTGGTCAACGCCATCCGCGAGCAGAACGTGCAGGTCGCGGCGGGCACCATCGGCGCCTCGCCCAACGACGTGCCCATGCAGTTCTCCGTCAATGCGCGCGGCCGCCTGCAAAGCGCGGAAGAGTTCAGCGACATCATTCTGAAGACCTCGCCCGACGGCGCCGTCACGTACCTGCGCGACGTGGCGCGGGTCGAGCTCGACTCGCAGGAATACGCGCTGCGCTCGCTGCTGGACAACAAGCCGGCGGTGGGCATGGGCATCATGCAGTCGCCGGGCTCGAACGCGCTGGACGTCTCCAGCCAGGTGCGAGCCGCCATGGCCGAGATGTCCAAGGACTTCCCGCCTTCGGTGGAATACCGCATCGAGTACGACCCCACGCAGTTCGTGCGCTCCAGTATCGAGGCCGTGGTGCACACGCTGCTGGAAGCCATCGCGCTGGTAGTGCTGGTGGTGATCGTATTCCTGCAGACGTGGCGGGCATCCATCATTCCGCTGCTGGCCGTGCCGGTGTCCATCATCGGCACCTTCGGGCTGCTGCTGATGTTCGGCTATTCCATCAACGCGCTGTCGCTGTTCGGCATGGTGCTGGCCATCGGCATCGTGGTGGACGACGCCATCGTGGTGGTCGAGAACGTGGAGCGCAACATCGGCGAAGGATTGTCGCCGCGCGACGCCACGTACAAGGCCATGCAGGAAGTCAGCGGGCCCATCATCGCCATCGCGCTGACGCTGTGCGCGGTGTTCGTGCCGCTGGCCTTCATGACGGGCCTCACCGGGCAGTTCTACAAGCAGTTCGCCATGACCATCGCCATCTCGACGGTGATCTCGGCCTTCAACTCGCTGACGCTGTCGCCCGCCCTGTCGGCCATGCTGCTGAAGGGCCACCACGACAAGCCCGACGCGTTGACCCGCGTGATGAATCGCCTGTTCGGCGGCTTCTTCAACTGGTTCAACCGCACGTTCAATCGCGCGTCCGACGGCTACGCCACCGGCGTGCGCGGCGTGATCCGCCGCAAGGGCAGCTCGATGCTGGTGTTCGCGGTGCTGCTGGGCCTGACCGCGCTGATCGGCAAGGTCGTCCCGGGCGGCTTCATTCCGGCACAAGACAAGCAGTACCTGATCGGCTTCGCGCAGCTGCCCAACGGCGCCTCGCTCGACCGCACCGAAGACGTGATCCGCCGCATGAGCGACATCGCCCTGAAGCAGCCTGGCGTCAAGAGCGCCATCGCCTTCCCCGGCCTGTCGATCAACGGCTTCACCAACAGTTCCAGCGCGGGCATCGTGTTCGTCACGCTGGACGACTTCAGCGAACGCACCAGCCCGGAACTGTCGGGCAACGCGATCGCGGGCGCGCTGAACCAGCAGTTCGGCTCGATCAAGGACTCGATGGTCGCCGTGTTCCCGCCCCCGCCCATCCTGGGCCTGGGCACGCTGGGCGGCTTCAAGCTGCAGATCGAGGACCGCGGCGCTCAGGGCTATGAAGCGCTGGACCGCGCCACCCAGGCCTTCGTGGCCAAGGCGGCGCAGACGCCCGAGCTCGGCCCCACGTTCTCGAACTACCAGATCGCCGTGCCGCAGCTCGACGTGGACCTGGACCGCGTGAAGGCGCGCCAGCTGGGCGTGCCCGTGACCGAAGTGTTCGACACCATGCAGGTGTACCTGGGCTCGGTGTACGTGAACGACTTCAACCGCTTCGGTCGCGTGTTCCAGGTGCGTGCGCAGGCCGATGCCCAGTTCCGCGCCCATCCCGATGACATCCTGCAGCTGAAGACCCGCAACGCGTCGGGCGACATGGTGCCGCTGTCGTCGCTCGTCACGGTCAACCAGAGCTTCGGGCCCGAGATGGTGGTGCGCTACAACGGCTACACCGCCGCCGACATCAACGGCGGTCCGGCGCCAGGCTTCTCGACCAACCAGGCGCAGGAGGCCGCCGCGCGCATCGCCGCCGAGGTGCTGCCGCGCGGGTTCCAGATCGAGTGGACCGACCTGGCCTACCAGCAGATGCTGGCTGGCAACGCGGGCCTGTGGGTGTTTCCGATCAGCGTGCTGCTGGTGTTCCTGGTGCTGGCCGCGCTGTACGAGAGCCTGACCCTGCCGCTGGCGGTGATCCTGATCGTGCCGATGAGCATCCTGGCGGCGCTGACGGGCGTGTGGCTGACGAACGGCGACAACAACATCTTCACGCAGATCGGCTTGATGGTGCTGGTGGGGCTGTCCGCGAAGAACGCCATTCTCATCGTGGAGTTCGCCCGAGAGCTCGAGATGGGAGGCAGCACGCCGGTGCAGGCCGCGATCGAGGCCAGCCGCCTGCGCCTGCGTCCCATCCTGATGACGTCCATCGCGTTCATCATGGGCGTGGTGCCGCTGGTGCTGTCCACCGGGGCGGGCGCCGAGATGCGGCAGGCCATGGGTATCGCCGTGTTCTTCGGCATGCTGGGCGTGACGCTGTTCGGCCTGTTCCTGACGCCGGTGTTCTATGTGCTGCTGCGCAAGCTGGGCAAGCGCCCGCTGCACAGCGCACATCCGCACGCCGCGCCGATCTCTCATCAACATGCCGCCCAGGCCGACTAAGGAGCCAGCCATGATGCGTACATTCAAAGGCTCCGCCCTGCTTGCCCTGCTGCTGACGCTGGCGGGCTGCGCGGTGGGCCCCGACTATCACCGGCCCGAGGTTGCCACCCCGGCCGCCTACAAGGAAGCGGCCCCCGCCTCGCTGCCCGCCCACGAGGCAGGCAGCTGGCAGGCCGCCAGGCCGTCGGAAGACGCGCTGCGCGGCGAATGGTGGAAGGTCTTCAACGACCCGACGCTGGATGCGCTGCAGGCCGAGGCGCTGCGGGCCAACCAGACCCTGCAGGCCGCCGCCGCGCGGCTGACGCAGGCCCGTACGCTGCTGCGCGACGCGCGCTCCGAGCTCTACCCCCGGGTGGATGCAGGGGTGGGTCCGTCCCGCCAGCGCGTCTCGCCGGCGTCGCAAGGTCTGGCCGACGACGGTCCCGCCAGCACTTCCACGCTGTGGCGCGCGCAGGCCTCCGTCTCGTACGAGGCCGACCTGTTCGGCCGCGTGGCGTCCAACGTGGACGCCGCGTCCGCCGACGCGCAGCAGAGCGAGGCCTTGTATCGCTCGGTGCTGCTGGCGTTGCAGGCGGACGTGGCGCAAGGCTACTTCCAGGTGCGCGAACTCGACGCCGAGCTGCAGATCTACCGCCAGACGGTGGACCTGCGCGGCGCTTCGCTCAAGCTGATCCAGCAGCGCTACGACGCCGGCGACATCGGCGAACTGGACCTGGCGCGCGCCCGCGCCGAACTGGAATCGGCGCGTTCCGAAGCGGTGGGCGTCGAACGCCGCCGCACCGCCGCCGAGCACGCGCTGGCGGTGCTGCTGGGCAAGGCTCCGGCCGAGTTCAGCATGCCGTCGCAGCCGCTGTCGCGCATCGTCATCGACGTGCCCGCCGGCCTGCCGTCCACGCTGCTCGAGCGCCGTCCCGACATCGCCGCGGCCGAACGCGCCATGGCCGCCGCCAACGCCCGCATCGGCGTGGCGCGCGCGGCGTTCTTCCCGCGCCTGGACATCACCGGCGCGGCCGGCTTCGAGTCGTCGGAACTGGGCAACCTGTTCCAATGGTCCAGCCGCACCTTCCTGCTGGGCCCCTTGGTGGGTACCGCGCTGTCGCTGCCGATTTTCGACGGCGGCCGCCGCCAGGCCGGCGTGGACCGCGCGCGGGCGGTGTACGAGGAAGACGTGGCCAACTACCGCCAGACGGTCCTGTCCGCCTTCCGCGAAGTCGAGGACAACCTGGCCAACCTGCGCCTGCTGCGCGGCCAGGTCGAAGCCCAGGACGCCGCGCTGCAAGCCTCGACCCGCGCCGCGCACCTGTCGCAGACGCAGTACCGCGAAGGCTCGATCAGCTTCCTGGACGTGATCGAGGCCGACCGCACCGTGCTGCTGCAGCAGCGCGTGTCGGTGCAACTGGACGGCGAGCGCGCGCGATCTACCGTGAACCTGATCCGTGCGCTGGGTGGCGGTTGGGATACGCCTGTGCCCGGCAGCGCGCCGCGCGAGCAGCAGGCGGCGCAGACGGAAACGCAGGCGCAAGCGCGGCAGGTGGCGGCTCAGTAGGCCGCGGCGCAGCCCGCCCGAAGGGGCCGGTCCGGACACCCGGGCCGGCCCTTTTGTTTTGGCCCCCCCCCCCCGGCGGCGCCGGCAAGGTTAAGCTGGCGCAATGAACAGCTCCACTCCTTCCCCGCAAGACGCCACGCTGCGTCTCTTCTTCGCCCTGTGGCCGGAGGGCCGCGCGCTGGGCAGTCTCGGGCCCTGGCAGGAACACGCGCACGCGCTGTGCGGCGGCCGCATGATGCGGGCCGAGACCCTGCATCTGACCCTGGCCTTCCTGGGCCAGGCCACGCCCGAGCAGGCGCAGGCGTTGACCGCCCACACGCGCGCCGACCGCATTGACGAAGGCGAAATCGAACTACGCCACTACGGCGCGTTTCCCCGGCAGGGCATCGTGTGGGCCGGCCCCGAGGCCGACGATCCGGCCACGCAGACATTGCACGGCATCCATGACCGGCTGTGGAATCGCTTGCAGGACCTGGGCTGGCAGCGCCCCGATCAGGCGTTCAAGCCGCATGTGACCCTGCTGCGCAAGGCCGACTGCTCCGCCCTGCCCGCGCCCATGCCCGAGCCCGTGGTGTGGGCCTACCGGCACTACGTGCTGGTGTCGTCCGAGCCGAACAAGGGCATGGCGCAATATCGCGTGCTGGCGCGCAGCGGAGCCGACGGCGGCTAGGCAGCCAGCACGGCTTGGTCGTCCCGCAGCGCATCGTTGGCTGGCGGCGTACTGAACCGGCGCCGATAGGCGCTGGGGGTCAACCCCACGAGGCTCTGGAAGCGCGTCCGGAACGTGACGGGCGAATCGAAACCGGCGGATGCCGCAATCTGCTCGATGGACGCCGAACTCGTTTCCAGCAGTTCCTGCGCGCGGCGCACGCGCGACTTCAACAGCCACTGGATGGGCGTGGTGCCGGTCTGCTCGCGGAATCGCCGCGCGAAGGTGCGCGGGCTCATGCAGGCGCGCGAGGCCAATGCCGCCACGTCGATCGGCTGGTCCAGATTGGCCAGCATCCAGTCGAACAGCGGCGCCAGGCTGGCCGCGGGCGCCGGCGTGGACTGCGGAATGAACTGCGCCTGTCCGCCGTCGCGGTGCAAGGGCGCCACCGCCAGCCGCGCAGAATGCGAGGCCACGGCCTGGCCATGATGGCGGCGTACCAGATACAGGCACATGTCCAGGCCCGCCGATGCGCCGGCCGAGGTAACGATGTCGCCTTCATCCACGAACAGCACGCCGGCATCGACCTCGACGGCGGGATAGTGCCGTGCCAGATCCTGCGCGGCGGCCCAGTGCGTGGTGGCCCGCCGGCCATCCAGCAGGCCGGCCGCAGCCAGCACGAAAGCGCCGGTGCAGATGGACGCAATCAGAGCACCACGCTGCCGCGCCGCACGCAACGCCCTGATGACCGCGGCAGGAATGGGGCGGAATGGATCGTCGATACCCGGCACGATCACCATGTCGGCGTTGACGATCTGGTCCAGCCGCCACGGCACGTGAATATCGAACGGAGCGGCACGGACCTTGGCCGTCTGCCCGCAGACCAGGACCCGGTACCCGCATTCGCCTCTTGCGAGCCTGACGCGGGAGAACACGTCGCAGGCGATTCCCAGGTCGTAGGGGATGAAGTCGGGCAGCGCCAGGACGGCGACGGTACGCATGGATTCCTCTGGCATCGAAGGGCTGGGGGCTGGGCGCATTCTACCCAACTCGACATGGCAGGAAATGAACGCATTTCGTCTTTTCTGCCACTCATCGCCATAGCCTGCGCGACGCTATAAATGCGGCGAGCCATCATGGCGATACGGAAATGTCCCTCATGCACGCTTCCAACGACACATCCCCCACGCCCGCCGACGATAGATCCATCTTGCGCCGGCTCGAACTGGCCGCATGGGTAGAGGGCGCCACGCTGCTTCTGCTGCTCGCGGTGGCAGTCCCGCTGAAGCACCTGGCGGGCTGGCCGATGGCTGTGCGGATCATGGGGCCGGTACACGGCCTGGCGTTCCTGGCATACCTTTGGATCGCAATCCAGTCATGGTCGGCCATGGGGTGGCGGGGATCCGAACTGGGACGCCTGCTCATCCTGGCAGTCATCCCGCTCGGCGGATTCGTCACGGCGGTGCGCCTGTCGCACCGTATCGCGGCGCGGCGACACACGTCGACATGACCTTCATCACGCTATACCCCTGGCTCAAGGCCCTGCATCTGGCTGCGGCGCTGGTGTTCGCCAGCGGCGTGCTGGCGATGGCGGGCTTCCTGAGGATGATGCCGGCCGTACCGGGCGACATGGCGGTCGCCGTAATTGGCTGGGACCGCTGGGTCACCATCCCCGCGATGCTGCTGGTCTGGGCATTGGGATTGGGACTTGCCAGCGGCGGAGGCTGGATCGGCGACGGTTGGCTCTATGCCAAGCTAGGCCTGGTCCTGCTGCTGTCGGCCATTCATGGCGTGCAGTCCGGCCAGCTGCGACGCAGCGCGCGAGGCCTGCCGACGCAACGCTGGCCCGCCATGCCGATCATTGCTGCCTCGCTGGCGGGCATCGCGATCCTTGCCGTGGTGAAGCCGTTCTGATTTTCGCGGCATGCGCGAAACGGCGCATAATGCCGCAGCCTGCGCGCGGCCATTCAGACATGGCGCGATCGCGGCGCGCGGCGACCACTACCATGGGTCTTATCATGTTGATTCTGCTGGACCAGGACGGCGTACTGGCCGACTTCGAACATGCCTTCCTCGCGGCATGGCGCGCGCGATATCCCGACATCGAGCCCGTGGCGTTCGAAGACCGCAAGTCGTTCCACATCCTCGAAGACTATCCGCCCGAACTGCGCGCCCGGGCCGAGGCCATCTATACGGCCCCTGGCTTCATCCGCGACCTGCCGCCGGTACCCGGCGCCATCGAGGCCTGGCGCGAACTGCTGGCGCTGGGCATGGACGTGCGCATCTGCTCGTCGCCGCTTCGCCAATACGAGAACTGCGTGGCCGAGAAGTACCAGTGGGTCGAGCGCCACCTGGGACGGCCCGCCACCGAGCGGCTCATCCTGACGCGCGACAAGACGCTGGTGCAGGGCGACCTGCTGATCGACGACCGGCCGCGCATCCAGGGCGCGGCACGGCCGCGCTGGCGCCACATCGTCTACGACGCTCCCTACAACCGCCAGGAAACCGACAGGCCGCGCCTGACATGGGACAACTGGCGCAACGTGCTGGCAGGCGAGTTGTACGCCTCGGATGGTTGAGGCCTCCTCGCCAACGTTCACCACTGCAAGCAACGCCCGGTGCAGGGCGGCCTGCCAGCCTACACGGGCCGGTCGCCCTTGAGCGTGATGCGGTGCATGACCCGGCGAAAGCCGTGATAGTCGTTCACCGGGTTGTGCATGGCGCAGCGGTTGTCCCAGAACGCGATGGCGTTCGGCGTCCAGACGAAGCGGCAGGTGAACTCGGGCCTGACCTGATGCTGGAACAGGAACTGCAGCAGGGGCGCGCTTTCCTCGTCAGTCATGCCCTTGATGCCCGCGGTGTGCGCCACGTTGAGATACAACGCCTTGCGGCCGGTCTCGGGGTGCGTACGGACCAGCGGGTGCTCCGCGACGTACTCCTGCGCCGCGCCTTGCCGGCCATCGCTACGGATGCGGTCTTCGCGGGTACGCGACACATCGGCCTTGGCCGACGTGCTGATGCCCACCAGCCCATCCAGGAGGCGCTTCATGGTGTCGGACAGGGCTTCATAGGCCGCGTACTGGCTGGCGAACAGCGTGTCGCCCCCATACGGCGGAATCTCGCGCGACAGCAGCATGGAGCCCATCGGCGGCTCTTGCAAATAGGTGGTGTCCGAATGCCAGACGCCGCCGAAGTTGGTGCGCTCGTGCTCGAGCTTCTTCACTTCGATGATTTGCGGATAGCCGTCGAGTCCGTTGACGAAGGGATACTCGATAGGGTTGCCCATCGCGAGGGCGAAGTCCAGGAACTGCCGCGGGCTCAGGTCCTGGCCGCGCAGGAAGATGACCTGGTGATCCAG
Protein-coding regions in this window:
- a CDS encoding phytanoyl-CoA dioxygenase family protein, whose amino-acid sequence is MSGQTVAEQVATLREQGFVVARGFAAADEVQALRELSQRQLDEAQAPLEYEADLQYPGAPPSRQAEGGHTVRRLLDAYGRDPLYRAWATSPRIAGWLRECFGQQPVLSTAHHNCVMTKHPRYGSLTGWHQDIRYWSFSAQNLVSVWLALGREHADNGGLFFLPGSHAAAFEPSQFDAARFFLPDPAENQAWIERAVCPELQPGDVVFFHCRTLHAARGNASGQVKLSVVHTYYPSDTHPTPGTRSASRADVPLT
- a CDS encoding AI-2E family transporter, whose translation is MQTVLPASLIARWLLLLVVLAGLYFLSGFLVPVLAALIIGLATWPVYTRLVRHCRGNTAVSATLALLVVLVVLVAPISLALSYAVKEASHLFAWALDVNRHGMPAPNWILSLPIVGERLAVYWQTYLGEPHALGELVQLISGEHLGNIYRMALSATGNVFQLLLTLLFMLITLFFVYKDGARMLGQLDILGERILPARWQRFSRVVPATVSSTVTGMCLIALGEGVVLGVAYWIAGVPSPVLLGVVTGFMALVPGGAPLCFTLVSLYLVGSNEVVAGIALFVWGTVELFIVDKTLRPRLVGGPVKLPFLPTFFGLVGGVKTMGIVGLFVGPVLMALLVAIWREWVRNVTQERDEERLRAGTGNPAD
- a CDS encoding LysR family transcriptional regulator; amino-acid sequence: MDRFQAMQVFVRVVEANSFTRAADGLALPRTTVTTIIQNLERHLGVRLLNRTTRRISLTPDGAAYYKHSTRILAEVEETEACLQDSASRPQGRLRIDVPPAIGNQILLPALCEFHSKYPDVELVIGLSDRRVDLVQEAVDCVIRGGPLEDSSLVARRIGILQSVTCASPDYLERHGMPHALEDLQRHQAVHYFWASGRNCNWDFVIDGKEQQVDVPGSVSVNDWMAHLTCGLKGFGMIQTARFMALPHMLKGDLVEVLPQWRPSPTPISLLYLQSRQLSPKVRAFSDWVAGLFAACPLLSGGDENDVGALTCDRRLESPQLTPEAVQAARRNAPVDAPEFVM
- a CDS encoding efflux RND transporter periplasmic adaptor subunit, yielding MTVSRPRIAALALVAALAAAGGGYAVYGPSKGTGTAQAQSAPPQGAPVDVAPAFTRSIVDWQRYSGRLEAIDRVDIRPLVSGTLTQVHFKDGALVKKGDVLFTIDPRPYAAEVDRATAQLAAARARVAYTASDLARGKRLISENAIARRDFEEKENAAREAAANLQAAQAALDTARINLGYTRIVAPVDGRVSRAEVTVGNVVSAGASSVPLTNLVSVARLYASFDVDEQTFLRYVNPSRANGASVPVQLGLANEEGYSREGVVQSVDNRLDPTSGTIRVRAVFDNRDGTLLPGLYARVRLGGSAPYDAVLIDERAIGTDQSKRFVLVVGDDNRANYREVKLGSNVGPLRVVQDGLKPGERIVVNGLQRVRPGDLVAPNLVSMDTAPEAVKTAAASLK
- a CDS encoding efflux RND transporter permease subunit, with the translated sequence MNISKFFIDRPIFAGVLSVLVLLGGLLAMFQLPISEYPEVVPPSVVVRAQYPGANPKVIAETVASPLEQQINGVEDMMYMQSQANSDGNLTLTVYFKLGVDPDKAQQLVQNRVSQALPRLPPDVQRLGVTTVKSSPTLTLVVHLISPDDRYDATYLRNYAVINVKDRLSRISGVGEVTVWGAGDYSMRVWLDPQRVAQRGMTAMEVVNAIREQNVQVAAGTIGASPNDVPMQFSVNARGRLQSAEEFSDIILKTSPDGAVTYLRDVARVELDSQEYALRSLLDNKPAVGMGIMQSPGSNALDVSSQVRAAMAEMSKDFPPSVEYRIEYDPTQFVRSSIEAVVHTLLEAIALVVLVVIVFLQTWRASIIPLLAVPVSIIGTFGLLLMFGYSINALSLFGMVLAIGIVVDDAIVVVENVERNIGEGLSPRDATYKAMQEVSGPIIAIALTLCAVFVPLAFMTGLTGQFYKQFAMTIAISTVISAFNSLTLSPALSAMLLKGHHDKPDALTRVMNRLFGGFFNWFNRTFNRASDGYATGVRGVIRRKGSSMLVFAVLLGLTALIGKVVPGGFIPAQDKQYLIGFAQLPNGASLDRTEDVIRRMSDIALKQPGVKSAIAFPGLSINGFTNSSSAGIVFVTLDDFSERTSPELSGNAIAGALNQQFGSIKDSMVAVFPPPPILGLGTLGGFKLQIEDRGAQGYEALDRATQAFVAKAAQTPELGPTFSNYQIAVPQLDVDLDRVKARQLGVPVTEVFDTMQVYLGSVYVNDFNRFGRVFQVRAQADAQFRAHPDDILQLKTRNASGDMVPLSSLVTVNQSFGPEMVVRYNGYTAADINGGPAPGFSTNQAQEAAARIAAEVLPRGFQIEWTDLAYQQMLAGNAGLWVFPISVLLVFLVLAALYESLTLPLAVILIVPMSILAALTGVWLTNGDNNIFTQIGLMVLVGLSAKNAILIVEFARELEMGGSTPVQAAIEASRLRLRPILMTSIAFIMGVVPLVLSTGAGAEMRQAMGIAVFFGMLGVTLFGLFLTPVFYVLLRKLGKRPLHSAHPHAAPISHQHAAQAD